One genomic window of Thermorudis peleae includes the following:
- a CDS encoding NAD(P) transhydrogenase subunit alpha: protein MNHELLLSLYVLILTVFLGFEVISRVPALLHTPLMSGTNAIHGIVLLGGILVAGTADRPLLYVIGFLGCLLGAGNLFGGIVVTDRMLEMFKKKPAESERPAAQPAQRAAVAQKELVGKS, encoded by the coding sequence GTGAACCATGAACTCCTGTTAAGCCTTTACGTCTTGATTCTCACCGTGTTCTTGGGGTTTGAGGTCATTTCGCGCGTACCAGCGTTGCTCCACACGCCGCTGATGTCAGGCACAAACGCGATTCATGGCATCGTGCTGCTCGGCGGTATCCTCGTTGCTGGTACAGCCGATCGGCCTTTACTCTACGTGATTGGCTTTCTTGGTTGCCTGCTTGGAGCTGGCAACCTCTTTGGTGGCATTGTCGTGACGGATCGCATGCTGGAGATGTTCAAGAAGAAGCCGGCCGAGTCTGAGCGTCCAGCGGCTCAGCCAGCACAGCGTGCAGCGGTAGCGCAGAAGGAATTGGTGGGCAAGTCGTGA
- a CDS encoding Re/Si-specific NAD(P)(+) transhydrogenase subunit alpha, which yields MQRAEGTGLTIGVPRETMPGERRVALTPEAVRKLRGRGFQVVVEREAGLAAGFPDAEYEAAGAVIAPDAAAVYQQAEVITKVQRPTEEEIAQLRPGTAVIAFLQPLLYPELVAQLAARHVIAISVDTIPRITRAQPMDALSSMSTVAGYKAVLLAANALPKFFPLLMTAAGTIRPAKVLVLGAGVAGLQAIAMARRLGAVVEAFDTRPVVKEQVESLGAKFLEIEIKSEEVGGYAKELAEEHLRLEQELIHNHCVEADVVITTALVPGRRAPLLIRASTVEAMRPRSVIVDLAAEQGGNCELTVPGETVVRHGVTIMGPLNLPSEMAFTASQMYARNLTALLELLAPNGQLNLNLDDEIIRGVVLAKDGEILHEPTRERLKEGVR from the coding sequence GTGCAGCGTGCAGAAGGAACAGGACTAACGATCGGCGTACCCCGTGAGACGATGCCAGGTGAGCGGCGTGTTGCCCTCACGCCGGAAGCGGTCCGCAAGCTCCGTGGCCGTGGTTTCCAGGTAGTGGTTGAACGCGAAGCTGGACTTGCCGCGGGGTTCCCCGATGCCGAATATGAGGCAGCTGGGGCGGTGATCGCACCCGATGCCGCAGCGGTCTACCAGCAAGCCGAAGTCATTACGAAGGTGCAGCGGCCAACGGAGGAGGAAATCGCGCAGCTTCGCCCTGGCACAGCCGTGATCGCGTTTCTCCAACCGCTCCTCTATCCCGAGCTTGTCGCTCAGCTCGCCGCTCGCCACGTGATCGCTATTAGCGTTGATACCATTCCCCGCATTACCCGCGCGCAACCAATGGACGCGCTGTCATCGATGAGCACAGTGGCAGGCTATAAGGCGGTGTTGTTGGCCGCCAATGCCTTGCCCAAGTTCTTCCCTCTGCTCATGACGGCTGCTGGGACGATCCGCCCAGCCAAGGTGCTCGTCCTTGGTGCTGGGGTTGCCGGGCTCCAGGCAATCGCGATGGCGCGCCGGCTTGGTGCCGTTGTTGAAGCTTTCGACACGCGTCCTGTCGTCAAAGAGCAAGTTGAGAGCCTCGGGGCAAAATTCCTGGAGATTGAGATTAAGTCCGAAGAGGTCGGCGGCTACGCGAAGGAACTTGCTGAAGAGCACTTACGGCTTGAACAAGAGCTCATCCATAACCACTGTGTCGAAGCTGATGTCGTCATTACCACTGCGCTGGTACCAGGTCGTCGCGCACCGCTGTTAATTCGCGCCTCAACGGTTGAGGCGATGCGGCCACGCTCGGTGATCGTCGACCTCGCTGCTGAACAGGGTGGTAACTGTGAGCTCACGGTTCCCGGTGAGACGGTGGTGCGACATGGCGTAACGATTATGGGGCCGCTCAACTTGCCGAGCGAAATGGCGTTCACTGCGAGCCAGATGTACGCCCGTAACCTGACGGCCTTACTGGAACTCCTTGCCCCGAATGGCCAGCTGAATCTCAACTTGGACGATGAGATTATCCGGGGTGTGGTCTTGGCAAAAGATGGCGAGATTTTGCATGAGCCAACGCGTGAGCGGCTGAAGGAGGGTGTGCGGTGA
- a CDS encoding DUF4149 domain-containing protein, which translates to MVWVWAGIRWIHLLAAMIWVGGQLFLVLVLQPVLRRELPAAQRIQLVATVGRRYGHISWAALALLVITGFLNGVHRHLHWAALPTADSPYAHTLLVKLGFVVLVLIMTILHGQVVGPRLTRLATSAGSNPSVAASYRRMLRLSVAITSLNLLLNLAIVFLSARLVS; encoded by the coding sequence ATGGTCTGGGTGTGGGCGGGGATTCGATGGATCCACTTGCTTGCCGCCATGATCTGGGTTGGCGGCCAGTTGTTTCTTGTGCTGGTCTTACAGCCAGTGTTACGTCGTGAGCTACCAGCGGCACAGCGCATCCAGCTTGTTGCAACGGTCGGACGACGCTACGGCCACATCTCCTGGGCTGCCTTAGCGTTGCTCGTCATTACCGGATTCCTGAACGGTGTGCACCGACATCTTCACTGGGCGGCGCTGCCAACAGCCGATTCACCGTACGCGCATACCCTGCTTGTGAAACTCGGCTTTGTTGTGCTGGTCTTGATCATGACTATCCTTCACGGACAAGTCGTGGGTCCACGCCTCACGCGCCTCGCCACAAGTGCAGGATCGAACCCGAGCGTTGCAGCATCCTATCGTCGCATGCTGCGCCTCTCAGTCGCCATCACAAGTCTGAACCTGTTGCTCAATCTCGCTATTGTTTTCCTGTCAGCACGACTCGTTTCTTAG
- a CDS encoding LysM peptidoglycan-binding domain-containing protein, whose product MVQARGDESARGIVTLYATRLSSRTVSHPPVSPVPPRPAQTFGRSRRRRGYRWRAAALAGGLSALLVSPAAAATVHVVQPGETLWGIAQQYGTTVDTLARINQLSNPNLILPGMRLTVASGTDGIQYRHTVQAGETLSLIAQQYGVSLSALQQANPGVNPNRLMPGQVLLVPIVSPSSNASPSGEQTQFMTHIVQAGESLWDIAQHYGVSLDAVIETNHLPDPNRIVVGQKLIIPTGQATYQDQRGVQLSGVPAYRQSLPLSCEAAALSIVTAYYGRPISEWVFIENMPHHPNPHYGFRGNMSGAFGGIDNYGVYAEPLVPLLARYGFHAQAVYAQGDRSVLTREIAAGHPVIVWITNNASVQQRLRASYNGESFTLVPQEHVVVVYGYDDTQVYVVDPGDGQYRTFSWDDFMRAWGYFDGMALLVVPAQWG is encoded by the coding sequence ATGGTTCAAGCGAGGGGCGACGAGAGTGCGCGAGGAATCGTGACGCTGTATGCGACCCGATTGTCGTCGCGAACAGTATCTCATCCTCCTGTTTCTCCCGTACCACCGCGTCCAGCTCAGACCTTTGGTCGCTCACGACGTCGCCGTGGTTACCGATGGCGTGCTGCTGCGCTAGCTGGCGGGCTGAGTGCGCTGCTGGTTAGCCCAGCAGCGGCCGCGACGGTCCATGTCGTCCAGCCAGGCGAGACCCTTTGGGGCATTGCGCAGCAATATGGAACAACCGTTGATACCCTTGCGCGTATCAACCAGCTCAGCAATCCGAATCTGATTCTCCCCGGTATGCGGTTAACGGTGGCGAGCGGAACTGATGGAATTCAGTATCGCCATACTGTCCAGGCTGGCGAAACCCTTTCCTTGATCGCGCAGCAATATGGAGTGTCGCTCTCTGCTCTGCAACAAGCTAACCCTGGCGTCAATCCGAATCGCTTGATGCCGGGACAGGTGCTGCTTGTCCCAATCGTTTCTCCATCGTCCAATGCGTCTCCATCGGGTGAACAAACACAGTTCATGACGCATATTGTCCAAGCAGGAGAATCGCTGTGGGATATTGCACAACACTACGGGGTCAGCTTGGATGCCGTAATTGAGACGAACCACTTGCCTGATCCCAATCGAATTGTGGTCGGTCAAAAACTGATCATTCCAACTGGCCAGGCAACATACCAGGATCAGCGCGGTGTCCAACTCAGTGGTGTCCCTGCCTATCGCCAGTCGTTACCACTCAGCTGTGAAGCAGCAGCATTGAGTATCGTCACTGCCTATTACGGGCGACCGATTTCTGAATGGGTGTTTATCGAAAACATGCCGCATCATCCGAATCCACACTATGGGTTCCGCGGCAACATGAGCGGAGCTTTTGGTGGCATCGATAACTATGGTGTTTATGCTGAGCCGCTCGTTCCCCTGCTGGCTCGCTATGGCTTTCATGCCCAGGCTGTCTATGCCCAGGGCGACCGCAGTGTTCTCACGCGTGAGATTGCTGCGGGACATCCCGTCATCGTCTGGATAACCAACAATGCGAGTGTCCAGCAGCGGCTGCGAGCCAGCTATAACGGCGAGTCCTTTACGCTGGTTCCTCAAGAGCATGTCGTCGTAGTCTACGGTTACGATGACACGCAGGTCTATGTTGTCGATCCTGGCGATGGTCAATACCGCACGTTCTCTTGGGATGACTTTATGCGGGCATGGGGGTATTTTGATGGGATGGCCCTCCTCGTTGTACCAGCGCAATGGGGCTAA
- the rpiA gene encoding ribose-5-phosphate isomerase RpiA yields MRLAERERLKAVAANYAATLVESGMVVGLGSGTTAELAIRALAERMRQGLLFQGVPTSLRSARLARRLGIPLLDPGAVTTIDMVIDGADEVEPQTLALIKGHGGALVREKLVASLARRRVIVIDPTKLVDQLGTRSPVPVEVVPFAWQYPARALTALGGQPQLRRKRDGTPFRSDNGNYILDVHFGPIADPAGLATAMKVITGVVDHGLFLNLADLVIVGEPEGVRTLQK; encoded by the coding sequence ATGCGGCTGGCTGAGCGCGAGCGCCTCAAAGCGGTGGCAGCAAATTATGCTGCCACCCTTGTTGAGTCTGGCATGGTTGTCGGCCTTGGCAGCGGGACTACGGCCGAGCTTGCGATTCGCGCATTGGCTGAGCGCATGCGCCAGGGGCTCTTGTTTCAAGGGGTGCCGACTTCGTTGCGCTCAGCCCGCCTGGCGCGACGGCTCGGCATCCCCCTGCTTGATCCCGGAGCGGTCACCACAATTGACATGGTGATCGATGGCGCAGACGAGGTTGAGCCGCAAACGTTAGCCTTAATCAAAGGCCATGGTGGAGCACTTGTCCGTGAAAAGCTTGTTGCGTCGCTCGCACGCCGGCGCGTTATTGTGATTGATCCAACCAAGCTTGTTGACCAATTGGGAACGCGCTCTCCGGTTCCGGTTGAGGTCGTCCCGTTTGCATGGCAGTACCCAGCCCGTGCATTGACTGCGCTTGGAGGCCAGCCGCAGCTTCGCCGTAAGCGTGATGGTACCCCTTTTCGAAGTGATAATGGCAACTACATCCTTGATGTGCACTTTGGGCCAATTGCCGACCCAGCCGGCCTTGCGACAGCAATGAAAGTGATAACTGGCGTGGTTGATCATGGCCTTTTCCTGAACCTCGCTGACCTCGTCATTGTTGGTGAACCGGAGGGCGTCCGTACACTGCAGAAGTAG
- a CDS encoding transketolase family protein yields the protein MKLGTRVGLKLGKATRDAFGEALRDLGHEFPNLVVVDGDVSNSTRTEWFAQAFPDRFFNVGIAESNLVSVASGLAANGKIAVAASFACFLLCNAFDQIRMGVAFPHLNVKLVGSHAGISIGEDGPSQMGIEDVALACALPGVAVLVPADEHATRAAVRAMLEHDGPTYLRLGRPPVPIVHDPDMKFEIGKAYQLRDGHDVTLVANGIMVAAALDAAEMLAEQGISARVLDMPTVKPIDTEALGAAARETRGIVVAEEHLHHGGLGSAVAMAVAEHSPCPIRFVDLGDTYAESGDPDALLVHYGLTAERIVAAATSLLERAE from the coding sequence ATGAAGCTTGGGACACGTGTTGGGTTGAAGCTTGGCAAGGCAACCCGGGATGCATTTGGTGAGGCACTGCGTGATCTTGGTCACGAATTTCCGAATCTTGTCGTCGTTGACGGCGATGTAAGTAATTCGACGCGAACCGAGTGGTTCGCCCAGGCCTTTCCTGATCGCTTCTTCAACGTCGGTATTGCGGAGTCTAATCTGGTGAGTGTCGCCTCCGGGTTGGCAGCAAACGGGAAGATTGCGGTTGCGGCAAGTTTTGCCTGCTTCCTGCTCTGTAATGCCTTTGATCAAATTCGCATGGGCGTTGCCTTTCCCCATCTGAATGTCAAACTCGTGGGGAGCCACGCCGGTATTAGCATTGGTGAGGATGGCCCCTCGCAGATGGGCATTGAGGATGTCGCGTTGGCCTGTGCCTTGCCAGGGGTTGCGGTACTTGTCCCGGCTGACGAGCATGCGACACGTGCTGCTGTCCGTGCCATGCTTGAGCACGATGGGCCAACGTATTTGCGCCTTGGTCGTCCGCCTGTGCCAATTGTCCACGATCCTGATATGAAGTTTGAGATTGGCAAAGCCTACCAGCTTCGGGATGGCCATGACGTGACACTCGTCGCCAACGGTATTATGGTCGCGGCCGCGTTGGATGCTGCGGAGATGCTTGCCGAACAGGGGATCTCTGCTCGGGTTCTCGACATGCCAACGGTGAAGCCGATTGATACAGAGGCCCTTGGAGCAGCTGCCCGTGAAACGCGTGGCATCGTCGTTGCTGAAGAGCACCTGCACCACGGTGGACTTGGAAGTGCTGTCGCGATGGCTGTTGCTGAGCACAGCCCGTGCCCAATCCGCTTCGTTGACCTTGGTGATACCTATGCTGAATCAGGAGATCCTGATGCACTCCTCGTTCACTATGGCTTGACGGCCGAGCGGATTGTGGCAGCTGCGACATCACTCCTCGAGCGCGCCGAATAG
- a CDS encoding transketolase: MGQQTLLLNAQEIDRLTTLARELRREVLIMTTEAGSGHPTSSMSAVEIMVALYFGGILRYDPHRPDWPDRDRFILSKGHAAPILYAVLAEAGYFPKEQLKTLRKLGSPLEGHPNMRRLPGVEASTGSLGQGLSIGIGHALAGQLDGRDYQVYVLLGDGEIEEGQVWEAALAAGRRRLGNLVAIVDHNRFQQTSPVTAVADPQRYADQWRAFGWKVVEVNGHDLLAVHETLRFARDYHDGPVAVIAYTVKGKGVPFLEKDFTWHGRAVPKDRLQEALEALQ; the protein is encoded by the coding sequence ATGGGACAGCAAACATTGCTCCTGAACGCGCAGGAAATCGATCGCTTGACAACGCTTGCTCGTGAGTTACGCCGTGAAGTGTTAATCATGACGACGGAGGCAGGCTCAGGACACCCAACAAGCTCGATGTCTGCTGTTGAGATCATGGTGGCGCTCTATTTTGGTGGCATTCTGCGCTACGACCCACATCGGCCCGATTGGCCCGACCGTGATCGTTTCATCCTGTCAAAGGGCCATGCCGCACCAATCCTCTACGCCGTGCTCGCTGAGGCCGGCTATTTCCCCAAGGAACAGCTGAAAACGTTGCGCAAGCTGGGCAGTCCGCTCGAGGGCCATCCAAATATGCGTCGCCTTCCCGGGGTTGAAGCGTCGACCGGAAGCCTGGGGCAAGGACTCTCGATTGGGATTGGACACGCGCTCGCCGGCCAGCTTGATGGCCGAGACTATCAAGTCTATGTCCTGCTTGGTGATGGAGAAATTGAAGAAGGCCAAGTGTGGGAAGCGGCCCTTGCGGCTGGCCGTCGCCGACTGGGCAACCTTGTTGCCATTGTCGATCATAACCGCTTCCAGCAGACTTCTCCGGTCACTGCAGTTGCCGATCCACAGCGCTACGCTGATCAATGGCGAGCGTTTGGTTGGAAAGTGGTAGAAGTCAATGGACACGACCTGCTGGCCGTCCATGAGACGCTGCGTTTTGCGCGCGACTATCACGATGGGCCGGTTGCCGTGATTGCCTACACTGTTAAAGGGAAGGGCGTGCCGTTCCTTGAGAAAGATTTCACCTGGCATGGACGGGCTGTTCCGAAGGATCGGCTGCAGGAAGCGTTGGAGGCGCTGCAATGA
- a CDS encoding SH3 domain-containing protein, which produces MGNWRVGSIGRIVLTLVLLGILLSSLSFGTAAATTAVVTGTNGDGLRLRQQPSLDAMTLTVMPEGATVTVTGSPVTDSDGHQWLPVRYNGLDGFAMSTFLKPAGDSTAQLQGQAFQVGQAVVVTHTDGDGVNIRQGPSYQMPVITAVPEGTVLKIAGEAQTDTDGNTWWPVQYSGVKGWVNGQYLAPTNQPSAASALPSASGVTFRVYAHREGLIGSTTANGHTIQPTDIFVALPCACALASNGGGEFKVLITYNGRAIVAPVWDVGPWNVDDNYWDPPTVRRWKDLPQGVPEAMAAYYQGYNNGQDGSGRKVASPAGIDISDAAFYALGMTDSDWVTVTFLWVGQPADLNPSLPAGYDAPTVQPGQRPPLDPTPPKDARYYTFYAQTGHNVPAFFQAFWSAHGGLEAFGLPMSEVFREARIDGTTRIVQYFERAIFVYNPSAPADQRVQLAPIGYYATAPDQAWLPVAPFASNADHEYNSQTGHSLNFGLKQYWHDHDGMTTLGPPITEEFRVTLPDGRWYIAQLFVYGRLEWWPDRAGQPDAITRGRLTVELLQQAGWLNPSGS; this is translated from the coding sequence ATGGGGAATTGGCGGGTAGGGAGTATCGGGAGAATAGTCCTTACACTCGTACTTCTTGGAATCCTTCTCAGCAGTCTCTCGTTCGGCACAGCAGCAGCGACAACCGCAGTTGTTACCGGCACCAACGGCGATGGCCTACGATTACGTCAACAACCAAGCCTTGATGCGATGACGCTCACGGTTATGCCTGAAGGCGCAACGGTGACCGTGACCGGCTCACCCGTAACTGACAGCGATGGCCACCAGTGGCTGCCAGTACGCTACAACGGCCTCGACGGCTTTGCCATGAGCACATTTCTCAAGCCCGCAGGCGACAGCACTGCACAGCTTCAAGGACAAGCATTCCAGGTTGGCCAAGCGGTTGTCGTCACCCACACTGATGGTGACGGTGTGAACATCCGGCAAGGGCCAAGTTACCAGATGCCTGTTATCACCGCTGTCCCCGAAGGGACGGTCCTTAAGATCGCTGGCGAGGCCCAAACTGACACTGACGGGAACACTTGGTGGCCAGTGCAGTATAGTGGCGTAAAAGGCTGGGTGAATGGCCAATATCTGGCACCAACGAATCAGCCCTCAGCCGCTTCTGCGCTACCTAGCGCCTCAGGGGTGACATTTCGTGTCTATGCCCATCGGGAAGGGTTGATCGGCTCAACGACAGCCAATGGACATACGATCCAACCGACCGATATCTTCGTTGCGCTTCCCTGTGCCTGTGCACTCGCGAGCAACGGTGGTGGAGAATTCAAGGTGCTTATCACCTACAATGGCCGGGCGATTGTGGCGCCAGTGTGGGATGTCGGTCCGTGGAATGTTGATGACAACTACTGGGATCCGCCGACGGTTCGACGCTGGAAGGATCTGCCTCAAGGCGTGCCAGAAGCGATGGCAGCGTATTACCAGGGATACAACAACGGACAAGACGGCAGTGGACGTAAGGTTGCAAGTCCAGCTGGCATCGACATTTCTGATGCCGCGTTCTATGCCCTCGGGATGACGGATTCCGACTGGGTCACGGTTACCTTCCTCTGGGTTGGCCAGCCGGCTGATCTAAACCCTTCCCTACCCGCAGGGTATGACGCACCGACCGTTCAACCTGGGCAACGGCCACCCCTTGATCCTACGCCCCCCAAAGATGCACGGTACTATACCTTCTATGCACAAACTGGGCACAATGTGCCAGCCTTCTTCCAGGCCTTCTGGTCAGCGCACGGAGGGCTCGAAGCGTTCGGCTTACCCATGAGCGAAGTATTCCGCGAAGCACGAATCGATGGCACAACACGCATCGTCCAGTACTTCGAGCGCGCTATCTTCGTCTACAACCCGAGCGCACCAGCCGATCAGCGTGTCCAACTCGCGCCAATTGGCTACTATGCGACCGCGCCTGATCAAGCCTGGCTTCCAGTTGCTCCGTTCGCCAGCAACGCTGACCATGAATACAACTCACAAACCGGCCATTCGCTAAATTTCGGATTAAAACAGTATTGGCATGACCATGACGGCATGACAACCCTTGGCCCGCCGATTACGGAAGAATTTCGGGTTACCTTGCCGGACGGGCGGTGGTATATTGCGCAACTCTTTGTCTATGGTCGGCTCGAATGGTGGCCCGACCGAGCCGGCCAACCCGACGCAATCACCCGTGGACGATTGACCGTTGAGCTGTTACAGCAAGCTGGCTGGCTGAACCCTTCAGGTTCATAA
- a CDS encoding lysylphosphatidylglycerol synthase domain-containing protein: MVKRFLIFGAITTSFAVLGFMDWRSFVNALMAIPVSAIGLVFGILFAVELLKSLRWALYLRAARLPISVLDAVTSYLAAQTACTLPGGSVFSARLAEEHHPGVRMRQAAAGLVIQSLCDWVALALVAAGAVLLTHQWRLQLAFPALTLCVSLGAMVLLRSEALGKWTLQSLSRWRLTRRFTSVEEDFRTHLVRMLRLPVISNGVLLSIATTFLSITAITVLANGMTARGLAFSEGMYAHTFSMMAQAALPSVGGVSAGDIGLAGMLRYLGMGFGHAAMVSFTYRSLSTLFRTLTGVVTLVFRYPHLLVGTEHPSRWLGLRAVLRGLPSGSPASGGED, translated from the coding sequence GTGGTGAAGCGCTTCCTCATCTTTGGTGCGATTACCACGTCTTTCGCTGTCCTTGGCTTTATGGACTGGCGCTCGTTCGTGAATGCACTGATGGCTATTCCCGTCAGTGCTATTGGGCTTGTCTTCGGTATCCTCTTCGCCGTTGAACTTCTCAAAAGCCTTCGATGGGCACTATATCTGCGTGCAGCGCGACTCCCGATCTCAGTCCTGGATGCGGTGACGAGCTACCTTGCCGCCCAAACAGCATGTACTCTGCCTGGTGGCAGTGTCTTCAGTGCTCGCTTGGCCGAAGAGCACCATCCAGGCGTACGGATGCGCCAAGCTGCAGCTGGCCTCGTTATCCAGAGTCTGTGTGATTGGGTTGCCCTCGCGCTTGTTGCAGCGGGTGCCGTGCTCCTCACCCACCAGTGGCGCCTGCAGCTTGCTTTCCCAGCCTTGACACTTTGCGTATCGCTTGGGGCCATGGTGCTCTTACGGAGCGAAGCACTCGGCAAGTGGACCCTGCAGAGTCTCAGTCGGTGGCGGCTGACGCGCCGGTTCACGTCCGTTGAGGAAGATTTTCGCACCCACCTCGTCAGGATGCTTCGGCTCCCCGTTATTAGCAATGGGGTCTTACTCAGCATAGCGACTACCTTCCTTTCCATTACAGCGATTACGGTGCTTGCCAACGGCATGACTGCGCGTGGTTTGGCCTTTAGCGAAGGCATGTATGCCCATACCTTCAGCATGATGGCGCAAGCCGCGTTACCATCAGTTGGTGGCGTCTCTGCTGGGGACATCGGCTTAGCTGGAATGCTCCGTTACCTCGGCATGGGGTTCGGGCATGCGGCAATGGTATCGTTCACCTATCGCTCGCTGAGCACCCTCTTCCGAACGCTCACTGGAGTGGTGACACTCGTCTTCCGTTATCCACACTTGCTGGTCGGCACGGAGCATCCATCGCGGTGGCTTGGCCTGCGAGCAGTACTCCGTGGTCTGCCGAGTGGCTCACCCGCATCGGGCGGCGAGGATTAG
- a CDS encoding phosphotransferase family protein, whose protein sequence is MRQHQPNSTQEHDTPEPLLQRYRAAIAAAFPEFDTRPMRLLGQGWDNDAVCVDEQLVFRFPRRADVVPHVKRERCLLEVIAPRLPLPIPKFSHYGHVPTVFPWPFAGYPLLPGVPLAEIGFDRLDLVAAGKSLGQFLHALHQTPTDLLASCDLRVYTPAAWVDRHLELLAHLRPELRRFFAPALADRLIDHWQRVWSAQHVQAFTPCLIHSDLNPDHLLVDPQTGQLTGIIDFSDACLADPATDFAELPDPLAAIAFEHYACADNQFWERRAVLRAMVPFHALAFGLETANQQIIADALAALQQQVAQLDCENRTSGGH, encoded by the coding sequence ATGCGTCAGCATCAGCCAAACTCCACCCAAGAGCATGATACGCCTGAACCACTGCTCCAGCGCTATCGGGCAGCCATCGCTGCTGCCTTTCCAGAGTTCGACACGCGCCCGATGCGCCTGCTTGGCCAGGGCTGGGACAACGACGCCGTCTGTGTTGATGAGCAACTCGTCTTCCGCTTCCCGCGGCGTGCTGATGTTGTCCCGCACGTGAAACGCGAACGGTGCCTTCTCGAGGTCATTGCCCCACGGCTTCCGCTCCCTATCCCGAAATTTAGCCACTATGGACACGTTCCAACGGTGTTCCCGTGGCCCTTTGCCGGGTATCCACTTCTTCCTGGTGTCCCGTTAGCCGAGATTGGATTCGACCGGCTTGATCTTGTAGCGGCGGGGAAAAGCCTTGGGCAGTTCTTGCACGCGCTCCACCAGACCCCAACAGACCTGCTCGCATCATGTGACCTGAGGGTTTACACACCGGCAGCATGGGTTGATCGGCACCTCGAGCTTCTTGCACATCTTCGTCCAGAGCTTCGTCGCTTTTTCGCTCCTGCGCTTGCAGATCGTCTCATTGATCATTGGCAACGGGTGTGGTCTGCTCAGCATGTTCAGGCATTTACCCCTTGCCTTATCCACAGCGACCTTAACCCCGACCATTTGCTGGTTGACCCACAGACAGGACAACTGACTGGCATTATTGACTTTAGTGACGCATGTCTTGCTGATCCGGCAACCGACTTCGCTGAACTTCCAGATCCCTTAGCCGCAATCGCTTTTGAACACTATGCATGCGCCGACAACCAGTTTTGGGAGCGTCGAGCAGTACTTCGCGCTATGGTCCCATTCCATGCCCTTGCGTTTGGACTCGAGACCGCCAATCAGCAGATCATCGCTGATGCGCTGGCCGCCTTACAGCAGCAGGTCGCTCAGCTCGACTGCGAGAACAGGACAAGCGGAGGGCACTGA
- a CDS encoding cytochrome c3 family protein yields the protein MERYFRLILFIAILLILLLIPVGLVLARSYFLAPAAQPVKAQPIQFPHSVHVQALGLQCTYCHRDVTQDAHATLPALELCMGCHKIVPAEGRPELQKLVSAFTSGQPVDWNRVHQLPDHVHFVHAVHIAAGFQCSTCHGDVGAMGKPGDKQVRDLRMGDCIACHKQNGARTDCAVCHY from the coding sequence ATGGAGCGCTATTTTCGGCTCATCCTGTTCATCGCGATCCTGCTCATCCTGCTCTTAATTCCCGTCGGGCTTGTGCTGGCACGGTCATATTTCCTTGCGCCAGCCGCCCAGCCCGTGAAGGCCCAGCCAATTCAGTTCCCGCACTCGGTGCACGTTCAAGCGCTGGGCTTGCAATGCACGTACTGCCACCGCGATGTAACGCAGGATGCGCATGCCACGTTGCCAGCCCTGGAGCTGTGCATGGGCTGCCATAAGATCGTCCCAGCCGAGGGACGGCCAGAACTCCAGAAGCTGGTTAGCGCATTTACGAGCGGCCAGCCAGTTGACTGGAACCGCGTGCATCAATTGCCTGATCACGTGCACTTCGTGCATGCCGTTCACATTGCAGCTGGCTTCCAGTGCTCAACGTGCCACGGCGATGTCGGAGCAATGGGGAAGCCGGGTGACAAGCAGGTACGTGACCTTCGCATGGGCGACTGCATTGCTTGTCACAAGCAGAACGGCGCACGAACTGACTGTGCAGTGTGCCACTACTAG